The Deltaproteobacteria bacterium genome segment GCGGCTAGTGTTTCAATGAAGTTCGCAGTAGATAAAGGGATAAGCTCAAGTTCAAGAAGCGCCCCGATCATAATCATGTTACTCAGGATGGGGGACCCCATCTGCATGGCCTTTTCTGTGGCGTCAATATAATAAACCTGACCTGAAAGCTCGTCGAGGGCCTTTTTAATGTCCTCCATTTTTGGGTAGATTTCCTTTTCGGCTGTAACGTCAACCGGATAAATCGGACGCGTGTTGACGAGGACGACCACCTCCGGGTTACCATAGGCCGCCAGGACACGGAGGGACTCAACCGGCTCCAGCGCCACCACGACATCGCTTTTGTTTCTTGGAATAAGCGGACTTTGCTGCTTTTTTTTAGATATCCTGATATGACTCATGACCGCGCCGCCGCGCTGTGAAGCGCCGTAGGTTTCGCCGATGGTCACAAAAAAGCCTTTGTTCACCAGGGTCTGGCCGATGAGCTGAGAAGAAAGGACGTTTCCCTGCCCTCCGACTCCTGTGATAATAAGATTATAAGGATCTTTTACTTCGTTCATTCAAGCCGTCTCCTCTCTGACAATAGCGCCGGTGGGACATATTTCAGCGCACAGGCCGCATCCCACGCAGATAACTTCATCAATCTTGGCCTTGCCCGTTTCCTGATCCACAATCAATCCCGGGCATTTGAAGGTTCGGGTACAGAAACGATTGCATCCGCAGTCTTTGCCAAGACACAATTCCGCATCAATATGCATCCGGTAGGGAGGTTTTTCCTCTTTGAGACGCAAAAGGGCGCATTTCCGGCGCATGATCAAAACCTTGGCCCCGCCAGGACCTTCCAGCATATCTAACAGTTTCTGCCTGGTGCCTTCCAGGTCAAAAGGGTCTGTAACCTCGACCTTTGCCTCAAGGGCCTGGCAGACACCTTCGATTTCCACAGGTAAGACCGTTTCACCCATAGCATTTATTCCCACCCCGGGGTGAGGCTGAAACCCGGTCATGGCCGTGGCGCTGTTGTCGAGAATGACCATGATGAAATTTGAATTGTTAAAGTGGGCATTGGTCAAGGCTGGCAGGGCCGCATG includes the following:
- a CDS encoding indolepyruvate oxidoreductase subunit beta, whose amino-acid sequence is MNEVKDPYNLIITGVGGQGNVLSSQLIGQTLVNKGFFVTIGETYGASQRGGAVMSHIRISKKKQQSPLIPRNKSDVVVALEPVESLRVLAAYGNPEVVVLVNTRPIYPVDVTAEKEIYPKMEDIKKALDELSGQVYYIDATEKAMQMGSPILSNMIMIGALLELELIPLSTANFIETLAARFDQKGLEVNVSALEEGRKAIQLAGHG